One genomic segment of Synchiropus splendidus isolate RoL2022-P1 chromosome 16, RoL_Sspl_1.0, whole genome shotgun sequence includes these proteins:
- the tmem63c gene encoding calcium permeable stress-gated cation channel 1, with protein MADFNLFFTRAPPVEGRSSELDGFLESSDVGNSTAERCFRAHSRGSVLQGLPFGGVPTVLGINVVVWMILLLVFSCLRKAAWDYGRLALLMDTDSLTSLFYGEPSEKEKSPSESSPSDSDSKDPGFCSWLTSLYHMKDEEIRSKCGMDAVTYLSFQRHIIMLMAVVCLLSLAVILPVNFSGNLLGDSPEDFGRTTLANVSAEDGFLWLHAVFALVYFTITSLCMAHHSSRLDYQEHEKVARTLMITCIPREISDPGLITKHLHEAYPSCTVTDIRFCFDVQKLMRLDVERRKAMKGRLYFASKSQKEGRITIKTHPCARIFCCDFCGFEKVDAEQYYSELEEKRTDEFNAEKSRISMKRLGIAFVTFRDERMTAVIVKDYSRANCRGKPQQSSVTAVVQSHNWGVSYAPAPNDIIWENLSVCGSRWWLRCVLLNILLFLLLFFLTTPAIIVNTMDKFNVTRPVESLQSPVITQFFPTLLLWAFSVLLPFIVYYSAFFECHWTRSGENQLTMHKCFLLLVFMVIVLPSLGLSSLDLFFTWLFDVHFLDEKDVKFQCVFLPDNGAFFVNYVITSSLIGTAMELLRIPALSVYAVRLCLAKSQAERIHIKRSQTYEFQFGLEYAWTMCIFAVSVTYSITCPIITPFGLLYVILKHMVDRYNIYYAYVPTKLNQRIHRAAISQVILAPILCIFWLLFFSILRLGPVHPITLFVFVSLLCCIAFSLVRLCLKKQPDKSSSYQMSNQPAEGAFTDSERSTVTSTTASSLFVASVLLDPELALTPMPSPAHHGYGALANAQTVASGAQEEEEEGEPTQTRETELQDRPVSPLMDSPLGYQ; from the exons ATACTCCTGCTGGTCTTCTCCTGCCTCAGGAAGGCGGCGTGGGACTACGGGCGCCTCGCCTTGCTCATGGATACGGACAG TCTGACATCTCTGTTCTACGGCGAACCCAGTGAGAAGGAGAAGTCCCCGTCTGAGTCCAGCCCCTCAGACTCTGACTCTAAAGACCCG GGCTTCTGCTCGTGGCTCACGTCGCTCTACCACATGAA GGACGAGGAAATCCGCAGCAAGTGTGGGATGGACGCCGTCACCTACCTCTCCTTCCAGCGCCACATCATCATGCTCATGGCCGTCGTCTGCCTGCTCTCCCTGGCCGTCATCCTGCCTGTCAACTTTTCCGGGAATCTCCTGG GAGACAGTCCAGAGGATTTTGGGAGGACGACTCTGGCCAACGTTAGCGCAGA GGACGGTTTTCTGTGGCTGCACGCCGTCTTCGCTCTCGTCTACTTCACCATCACGTCGCTGTGCATGGCTCACCACTCCTCCCGGCTGGACTACCAAGAGCACGAGAAg GTAGCGAGAACTCTGATGATCACCTGCATTCCCAGAGAGATCAGTGACCCAGGACTCATCACTAAACACCTCCA CGAGGCCTATCCCAGCTGCACCGTGACAGATATCCGATTCTGCTTCGACGTCCAGAAGCTGATGAGGCTGGATGTGGAGAG ACGCAAAGCCATGAAGGGACGGTTGTACTTTGCCTCTAAATCTCAGAAGGAGGGGAGGATCACGATCAAGACTCATCCTTGCGCTCGCATCTTCTGCTGTGACTTCTGTGGCTTTgagaag GTGGATGCGGAGCAGTACTACagcgagctggaggagaagcgcACGGACGAATTCAATGCCGAGAAGAGCCGCATCTCCATGAAGCGGCTGGGAATCGCATTTGTGACCTTCCGTGACGAGAGGATGACTGCAGT AATCGTGAAGGACTACAGCAGGGCGAACTGTCGGGGCAAACCGCAGCAGTCCAGCGTCACGGCCGTGGTGCAGTCGCACAACTGGGGCGTCAGCTATGCCCCTGCTCCCAATGACATCATCTG GGAGAACCTGTCGGTGTGCGGCTCCCGATGGTGGCTCCGCTGTGTCCTCCTcaacatcctcctcttcctcctgctcttcttcctcaccacGCCGGCCATCATCGTAAACACCATGGACAAGTTCAACGTCACCAGGCCCGTGGAGAGTCTGCAG AGCCCCGTCATCACCCAGTTCTTCCCGACTCTCCTGCTCTGGGCCTTTTCCGTCCTCCTCCCCTTCATTGTTTACTACTCGGCTTTCTTCGAGTGCCACTGGACCAG ATCCGGAGAGAATCAGCTGACCATGCACAAgtgcttcctgctgctggtctTCATGGTCATCGTCCTGCCGTCGCTGGGCCTGTCCAG CCTGGACTTGTTCTTCACGTGGCTCTTCGACGTTCATTTCCTGGACGAAAAGGACGTGAAGTTCCA GTGCGTGTTCCTCCCCGACAACGGCGCCTTCTTCGTCAACTACGTCATCACGTCCAGTCTGATCGGAACGGCCATGGAGCTGCTCCGTATCCCGGCGCTCAGCGTGTACGCCGTCCGCCTCTGCTTGGCCAAGTCGCAGGCTGAGCGGATCCACATCAAACGG AGCCAGACGTACGAGTTCCAGTTCGGGCTGGAATACGCCTGGACCATGTGCATCTTTGCAGTCAGTGTGACCTACAGCATCACCTGCCCCATCATCACACCCTTTG GTCTCCTCTACGTCATCCTGAAGCACATGGTGGACCGTTACAACATCTACTACGCCTACGTGCCCACCAAGCTAAACCAGCGCATTCACAGAGCCGCCATCAGTCAGGTGATCCTGGCGCCCATCCTCTGCAtcttctggctgctcttcttctccatcctcagaTTAG GTCCGGTTCATCCCATCACGCTCTTCGTTTTCGTGTCGCTGCTCTGCTGCATCGCCTTCTCGCTCGTCCGCTTGTGCCTTAAGAAGCAGCCTGACAAGTCCAGCAGCTACCAG ATGTCCAATCAGCCAGCAGAGGGAGCCTTCACGGACTCGGAGCGGAGCACAGTGACGTCCACCACTGCCTCCAGT TTGTTTGTGGCGTCGGTGCTGCTGGATCCGGAGCTGGCGTTGACTCCGATGCCGTCCCCAGCCCATCACGGCTACGGCGCCTTGGCCAACGCCCAGACGGTCGCCAGCGgagcgcaggaggaggaggaggaaggtgagccCACCCAGACCCGTGAGACTGAACTCCAGGACCGCCCGGTCAGCCCGCTCATGGACAGCCCGTTGGGGTACCAGTAA
- the ngb gene encoding neuroglobin, protein MLSEKDKELIRGSWESLGKNKVPHGVIMFSRLFELDPNLLGLFNYNTNCGSSPECLSSPQFLEHVTKVMLVIDAAVSHLDDLHTLEDFLLNLGRKHQAVGVSTQSFAVVGESLLYMLQCSLGPGYTGPLRQAWLNMYSIVVAAMSRGWSKNGEDEAD, encoded by the exons ATGCTGTCGGAGAAGGACAAGGAGCTGATCCGGGGGAGCTGGGAGAGTCTGGGCAAGAACAAAGTTCCTCATGGCGTCATCATGTTCTCCAG GCTGTTTGAGCTGGACCCCAACCTGCTGGGTCTCTTCAACTACAACACAAACTGTGGCTCCTCGCCGGAGTGTCTGTCCAGCCCTCAGTTCCTGGAACACGTGACCAAG GTGATGCTGGTGATCGACGCCGCCGTCAGCCACCTGGACGACCTGCACACTCTGGAGGACTTCCTGCTCAACCTGGGGAGGAAGCACCAGGCTGTGGGTGTCAGCACCCAGTCCTTCGCT GTGGTGGGCGAGTCCCTGCTGTACATGCTGCAGTGCAGCCTGGGGCCCGGCTACACGGGGCCGCTGCGGCAGGCCTGGCTCAACATGTACAGCATCGTGGTGGCGGCCATGAGCCGCGGCTGGTCCAAGAACGGCGAGGACGAGGCGGactga